The following are from one region of the Engraulis encrasicolus isolate BLACKSEA-1 unplaced genomic scaffold, IST_EnEncr_1.0 scaffold_1000_np1212, whole genome shotgun sequence genome:
- the LOC134441945 gene encoding collagen alpha-6(VI) chain-like encodes MVAGGSDDSVYRQSQLLRDQGVTVITVGFDNADPMEMQIIATKPSLSKTMGNTDQIIQDIRTNVETSGELNVANECEQSTVSDIVFIVDQSITTENEEFQIVQNFIYNIVAGLDISSNKVRVGVVLYGDEPKAEIYLNTHRNKENILHHIKKLPYVNTTTADTRKALLFVKRDVLTTKRGSCFKTEQADLYFLVDQSGSILPFEFQLMKKFIQDFLNVFQIGPNQVRVGLVKFSDTAKIQFNLVDTTDKAAIEHTVQGLFLEGGGTYMGEALQIIQKLFQQAKENRTDPDIPRILIIITDGESTDEVAKPAAELRDQGVDIYAIGVKGAKESELLEISSCKDVRADVIALVESSAMISPADFHNMTHFIKFLMDQFELGPDAVRMGLVQYGTEPKLQFQLSGDNKHDMITKIDASMVEVGGGTAETGKALRYVSQLFDPSKGLGGRPGVPHILVVVSQGRATDAAAAADVADAAEMLKGEGVLIYAVGISSEENSEDTFILGSGVSNKRFLLEDFSELQA; translated from the exons ATGGTGGCAGGAGGATCAGATGATAGTGTGTACAGACAATCACAGCTGCTCAGAGACCAGGGTGTTACAGTGATTACAGTCGGGTTTGATAACGCAGACCCCATGGAAATGCAGATCATCGCCACGAAGCCCTCTCTGTCCAAGACAATGGGGAACACTGACCAGATAATTCAAGACATCAGGACTAATGTTGAAACATCAGGAGAACTAAATGTTGCCAACG AATGCGAACAGTCCACGGTGTCAGATATTGTATTCATTGTGGACCAATCCATCACAACAGAAAATGAAGAATTTCAGATTGTTCAGAACTTCATTTACAACATTGTAGCTGGTCTGGACATCAGTTCAAACAAAGTTAGAGTGGGCGTAGTGCTATATGGTGATGAACCCAAAGCTGAAATATACTTGAACACCCATAGGAATAAAGAGAACATCCTTCATCACATCAAGAAACTTCCTTATGTGAACACAACCACTGCAGACACTAGGAAGGCTCTGCTCTTTGTGAAGAGAGACGTGCTCACCACCAAGAGAGGAA GTTGTTTTAAAACAGAACAAGCAGATCTGTATTTCTTAGTTGATCAGTCTGGAAGCATTTTACCATTTGAATTCCAGTTGATGAAAAAGTTTATTCAAGATTTTTTGAATGTTTTTCAAATTGGACCCAACCAGGTCCGTGTAGGTCTGGTGAAATTTTCGGACACAGCAAAAATCCAGTTCAATCTTGTGGATACCACAGATAAGGCCGCAATTGAACATACAGTTCAAGGCCTTTTTTTGGAAGGGGGAGGTACATACATGGGTGAAGCGCTACAGATAATTCAAAAACTATTTCAACAAGCAAAAGAGAACCGAACAGATCCAGACATACCAAGGATACTGATCATAATCACTGATGGAGAATCAACTGATGAAGTAGCAAAACCTGCTGCAGAGCTGCGTGACCAAGGAGTCGATATCTATGCTATCGGTGTGAAAGGTGCAAAGGAAAGCGAACTGCTGGAGATCTCTT CTTGTAAGGATGTGAGAGCAGATGTCATCGCACTAGTGGAATCTTCGGCCATGATTTCGCCAGCAGACTTTCATAACATGACACACTTCATCAAGTTCCTGATGGATCAGTTTGAGCTTGGGCCTGATGCGGTGCGAATGGGCCTGGTGCAGTACGGCACAGAGCCAAAGCTACAGTTCCAGCTCAGCGGTGACAACAAGCACGACATGATAACGAAAATCGACGCCAGCATGGTTGAAGTGGGAGGCGGCACTGCGGAGACTGGCAAAGCACTCCGATACGTTTCGCAGCTTTTTGACCCTTCGAAGGGATTGGGCGGCCGTCCTGGCGTCCCACACATCCTGGTCGTCGTATCTCAGGGTAGGGCGACGGATGCCGCTGCTGCCGCTGATGTCGCTGATGCTGCGGAGATGTTAAAGGGGGAAGGAGTCCTCATCTATGCTGTTGGCATCAGCAGTGAAGAAAACAGTGAAGATACGTTCATACTGGGTAGTGGTGTCTCCAACAAGCGCTTTTTACTGGAGGACTTCAGTGAGCTTCAGGCAAA